In Devosia sp. XK-2, one DNA window encodes the following:
- a CDS encoding NnrU family protein produces MITFILAFAVFLALHSIPAIPGIRQRLVAILGRRLYLATYSLISIAALAWVFQAAFALDYLELWAPAAWQAWVAIASVPVALFLLVAGLISPNPLSISFRRGEEKAGAIVAVTRHPVLWGFVLWAFGHLVVNGDLRSVMLFGALGIFAVIGMVMTERRNRRRLGASWSAETKSSSVLPFAAIIRGRAALSLDRPMVIGLMVSAVVTIWLLAGGHASLFSADPLALASS; encoded by the coding sequence TTGATCACGTTTATTCTGGCTTTCGCCGTCTTTCTTGCCCTGCATTCCATCCCGGCCATTCCCGGTATCCGGCAAAGGCTGGTGGCGATCCTTGGACGCAGGCTCTACCTCGCTACTTACTCCCTCATATCCATTGCCGCCCTGGCCTGGGTCTTTCAGGCCGCCTTCGCCCTTGATTATCTCGAGCTCTGGGCTCCTGCGGCATGGCAGGCATGGGTCGCGATCGCATCGGTGCCGGTCGCGCTCTTCTTGCTCGTGGCCGGGCTCATCAGTCCCAATCCGCTTTCGATCAGCTTCAGGCGTGGAGAAGAAAAGGCGGGTGCAATTGTTGCCGTCACCCGCCATCCGGTGCTTTGGGGCTTCGTTCTGTGGGCTTTCGGGCATCTCGTGGTCAATGGCGATCTAAGAAGCGTTATGCTCTTTGGCGCATTGGGTATTTTTGCCGTCATCGGAATGGTCATGACGGAACGCCGTAACCGTCGTCGCCTCGGCGCTTCATGGAGTGCCGAGACCAAAAGCAGCTCCGTCCTTCCCTTTGCCGCTATTATCAGAGGACGCGCGGCATTGAGCCTTGATCGACCAATGGTCATCGGCCTGATGGTGAGCGCTGTGGTCACGATCTGGCTGCTTGCCGGCGGTCATGCCAGCCTGTTCAGCGCCGACCCATTGGCATTGGCATCGTCCTAG
- a CDS encoding UbiX family flavin prenyltransferase, whose protein sequence is MTGNARVVLALTGASGAAIGIRIAERLATRNDVSTQLIVSDAARRTLTHEVGPDAWDRLAGHVEVVHQADDIGATLASGSFRTAGMIVAPCSMRTLAAIATGLSDNLIARAADVHLKERRRLVLLTRETPLHLGHLRNMVAVTEMGAVVMPPVPAFYHLPQSVADLVDHLAARAIDMIDLPGEAEASAWNGDA, encoded by the coding sequence ATGACTGGCAATGCTCGCGTAGTGCTGGCCCTGACAGGCGCGTCGGGCGCGGCCATCGGCATTCGTATCGCCGAACGCCTCGCCACCAGGAATGATGTGTCAACGCAACTGATCGTCTCCGATGCGGCCCGACGCACGCTTACCCATGAGGTAGGCCCCGATGCCTGGGATCGACTGGCCGGTCACGTAGAGGTGGTACATCAGGCAGACGATATCGGCGCCACGCTTGCCAGTGGATCGTTTCGGACGGCGGGGATGATCGTGGCGCCATGTTCGATGCGAACCCTGGCGGCGATTGCCACCGGCCTGTCCGATAATCTGATAGCGCGGGCCGCAGATGTGCATCTCAAGGAAAGGCGACGTCTGGTACTTCTGACGCGGGAGACGCCGCTGCATTTGGGTCATCTACGCAACATGGTTGCCGTGACCGAAATGGGGGCAGTCGTCATGCCGCCTGTGCCCGCCTTCTATCACCTGCCGCAAAGCGTCGCCGACCTTGTCGACCATCTTGCGGCCCGGGCCATCGACATGATCGACCTGCCCGGAGAGGCCGAAGCAAGCGCCTGGAATGGCGATGCCTAG
- a CDS encoding UbiD family decarboxylase — MIHPLLPAPRHPIAQSLALFVQQLEKRGLLHRVNEPISMRHDITEVHRRVLAANGPALLIERPIGGDGRPSTIPVLVNLFGSTERIALGMGLDVQELEPLGEGLAQLRSPRPPRDLRSAWAQRDMLRAALNLRMKTIAKPGCQDIIWRGNQIDLNRLPVQTCWPGEPAPLITWPLVITRSPIDPTDINVGVYRMQVLGRDRAILRWLPTRGGARHHRLWRERGEDMPVAVAIGADPATLLAAIMPLPDGLNELGFAGVLRRHQSRVACGVSVAMPVPAEAEIVLEGTVSATETAAEGPYGDHTGYYNSVEPFPVMTLKAVTMRRQPIYLSTYTGRPPDEPSRLGEAMTPLFVPLVRQQFPEIGDLWLPPEACSYRTMVVSIDKRYPGQARRVMMGLWSMLPQFSMTKLIIAVDPDINVRDWPDVMWAVATRFDAMRDLIAIPDTPIDYLDFASPQPGLGGKLGLDATNKIGAETTREWGRTLSMSDEVRARVDAMWSELGIPQ; from the coding sequence ATGATTCACCCCTTGCTACCCGCCCCCCGTCATCCCATCGCTCAGTCACTGGCCCTATTTGTGCAGCAGCTCGAGAAGCGAGGGCTACTGCATCGGGTCAATGAACCAATCTCGATGAGACATGACATCACGGAGGTGCACCGGCGCGTGCTCGCAGCCAATGGACCTGCCTTGCTGATCGAAAGGCCCATAGGAGGTGACGGAAGACCCTCGACCATACCGGTCCTGGTCAATCTCTTCGGCAGCACGGAGCGTATCGCGCTGGGCATGGGGCTGGATGTGCAAGAGCTCGAACCGTTAGGCGAAGGGCTAGCGCAATTGCGTTCGCCGAGGCCGCCGCGCGACCTGCGCTCGGCCTGGGCGCAGCGGGATATGCTGCGCGCGGCGCTGAACCTTCGCATGAAGACGATCGCCAAGCCCGGATGTCAGGACATTATCTGGCGCGGCAATCAGATTGATCTCAACCGCCTGCCGGTCCAGACCTGCTGGCCGGGCGAGCCGGCTCCGCTCATCACCTGGCCGCTGGTCATCACGCGCTCGCCCATCGATCCGACCGACATCAATGTCGGCGTCTATCGGATGCAGGTGTTGGGCCGGGACCGCGCCATATTGCGCTGGTTGCCCACCAGAGGTGGAGCCCGCCACCATAGATTGTGGCGTGAGCGGGGAGAGGACATGCCTGTTGCCGTGGCTATCGGTGCGGACCCAGCGACGCTGCTGGCCGCAATCATGCCCCTGCCGGACGGCCTGAATGAATTGGGTTTTGCCGGCGTTCTGCGCCGCCACCAGAGCCGCGTAGCCTGTGGCGTAAGCGTTGCGATGCCAGTGCCGGCGGAGGCGGAAATCGTGCTGGAGGGCACTGTCAGCGCCACCGAGACCGCAGCTGAAGGCCCCTATGGCGACCATACCGGCTACTACAATTCTGTCGAACCATTTCCGGTGATGACGCTCAAAGCGGTCACGATGCGTCGCCAGCCGATCTACCTTTCCACCTATACCGGCCGGCCGCCGGACGAGCCATCGCGCCTGGGCGAGGCCATGACGCCGCTCTTCGTGCCCTTGGTGCGGCAACAATTCCCGGAAATCGGTGATTTGTGGTTGCCACCCGAGGCCTGTTCCTATCGCACCATGGTGGTGTCCATCGACAAGCGCTATCCGGGTCAGGCGCGGCGGGTGATGATGGGGCTATGGTCCATGCTGCCGCAATTCTCCATGACCAAGCTGATCATCGCAGTCGATCCGGACATCAATGTGCGCGACTGGCCCGATGTCATGTGGGCGGTGGCAACACGTTTCGACGCCATGCGCGACCTGATCGCCATCCCCGACACACCAATCGACTATCTTGACTTCGCCTCACCCCAACCAGGGCTGGGCGGCAAGCTCGGTCTGGATGCGACAAACAAGATCGGAGCTGAAACCACCCGCGAATGGGGAAGAACATTGTCTATGTCCGATGAGGTCCGCGCGCGCGTCGACGCCATGTGGTCTGAACTGGGCATCCCGCAATGA
- a CDS encoding SCP2 sterol-binding domain-containing protein, with protein MLLPRPLSLVLDKLPVALVQRVVNQAFRRALQQHPDLFDRLGKEAGKRFCFVPTDLDLVFLVHPANGFIHTVRKASAPRADATISGPILTLLALLEGRIDGDAVFFSRSLSVTGDMEAMLALRNALDDCSFDLPSDLAAMAGPLAGPFRQLAEHIRHRALKGLA; from the coding sequence ATGCTGCTGCCGCGCCCATTATCCCTGGTCTTGGACAAACTGCCCGTTGCCTTGGTGCAGCGCGTCGTCAACCAGGCGTTCCGCCGGGCGTTGCAGCAGCACCCTGACCTGTTCGACCGCCTCGGAAAGGAAGCCGGCAAGCGCTTCTGCTTCGTGCCCACCGATCTCGATCTTGTCTTCCTCGTGCACCCGGCCAACGGGTTTATACATACCGTCCGCAAGGCCTCTGCGCCGCGTGCCGATGCCACGATCTCAGGCCCCATACTGACGCTGCTGGCACTTCTTGAGGGTCGGATCGATGGCGATGCCGTGTTCTTTTCGCGCAGTCTTTCGGTCACCGGCGACATGGAGGCGATGCTGGCCCTGCGCAATGCCCTCGACGATTGCAGCTTCGATCTGCCCAGCGACCTAGCCGCCATGGCCGGCCCTCTGGCCGGGCCGTTTCGACAACTTGCCGAACATATTCGTCACCGCGCGCTCAAAGGCCTGGCATAG
- a CDS encoding peptidase U32 family protein, translated as MELICPAGTPAAYREAVEAGADAVYCGFRDETNARNFPGLNFTRDELRQAVAYGHARGVQTYVALNTFMRAGHEDTWYRAADDAVAAGADAVILADMALMDYVSSVHSNQRLHVSVQASASNVDAISLLVESFGAKRLVLPRVLTVPEIANLARQVDCELEVFAFGGLCVMAEGRCSLSSYVTGQSPNVQGVCSPASHVHYRDDGPEMVSELGGFTINRFGSDEPAGYPTLCKGRFHIAADDGYAFEDPVSLDVMEHLDALRSAGVTALKIEGRQRGKAYVAQVVSSLRAALEAPREARAEKLAQLRRLSEGQRTTAGAYEKKWR; from the coding sequence ATGGAACTCATTTGCCCGGCCGGAACCCCGGCCGCCTATCGCGAAGCCGTCGAGGCGGGTGCTGACGCAGTTTACTGCGGGTTTCGCGACGAAACCAATGCGCGCAACTTCCCCGGTCTCAACTTCACCCGCGACGAATTGCGCCAGGCCGTTGCATATGGCCACGCGCGGGGCGTGCAGACCTATGTGGCGCTCAACACGTTCATGCGGGCCGGCCATGAGGACACTTGGTATCGTGCCGCCGACGATGCCGTGGCGGCAGGCGCCGATGCCGTCATTCTCGCCGACATGGCGCTGATGGACTACGTATCCAGCGTCCATTCGAACCAACGCCTGCATGTTTCGGTGCAGGCTTCTGCCTCCAATGTCGACGCGATCAGTCTTCTTGTGGAAAGCTTCGGGGCCAAGCGCCTTGTTCTGCCGCGCGTGTTGACCGTGCCGGAAATTGCCAATCTGGCCCGGCAGGTCGATTGCGAACTTGAAGTCTTTGCCTTCGGCGGACTTTGCGTCATGGCCGAAGGCCGCTGTTCTCTATCCTCCTATGTTACGGGGCAATCGCCCAATGTGCAGGGCGTCTGCTCCCCCGCCAGCCATGTCCACTATCGCGACGATGGTCCGGAAATGGTCTCGGAACTGGGAGGGTTCACGATCAACCGTTTCGGCAGCGACGAGCCGGCAGGTTACCCAACATTGTGCAAGGGGCGGTTCCATATCGCCGCCGACGACGGCTACGCTTTCGAGGACCCTGTAAGCCTCGATGTCATGGAGCATCTCGACGCCTTGCGCTCGGCTGGCGTCACCGCCCTCAAGATCGAAGGCCGCCAGCGCGGCAAGGCCTATGTCGCTCAGGTCGTGTCGAGCCTCCGCGCGGCTTTGGAGGCCCCCAGGGAAGCGCGCGCAGAGAAATTGGCGCAACTGCGTCGGCTGAGCGAGGGCCAGCGCACAACCGCCGGGGCATACGAGAAGAAATGGCGCTGA
- a CDS encoding U32 family peptidase: MPEPSALKITIGPVPYLWSGEKWRDFYYRIAESGHVDAVTLGEVVCSKRDHFTRPFLPQVVERLTQAGKAVAVASLSLVTLEREAVQTRRLATEAGLAEANDLSALRALAGKPHLVGPFVNVYNGATARLLAKRGATRICFGPELSATSIASIIAGAPEIEYEIIAFGRLPLAISARCAHARAKGHTKDNCQFVCGEDPDGLDVDTLDGQPFLTVNGVQTMSRHCQVLLNDLSALARLGVTHLRLSPQHCDMVAVAEIYAAVRDGHVTPEEGIAMLNTVYPDAPYSNGFLHGLAGMEWIAA, translated from the coding sequence ATGCCCGAACCATCCGCCCTCAAGATTACCATCGGTCCGGTCCCCTATCTGTGGTCCGGCGAGAAATGGCGCGATTTCTATTACCGCATCGCTGAATCGGGGCATGTCGATGCGGTGACGCTGGGTGAAGTGGTCTGTTCAAAGCGAGACCATTTCACCCGGCCCTTCCTGCCCCAGGTGGTCGAACGGCTGACCCAGGCCGGCAAGGCGGTGGCCGTGGCGTCACTCTCTCTGGTCACGCTCGAGCGCGAAGCGGTCCAGACGCGGCGCCTTGCCACCGAGGCCGGATTGGCCGAAGCCAACGACCTGTCGGCGCTTCGTGCGCTTGCAGGTAAACCGCACCTCGTTGGCCCGTTCGTGAATGTCTATAACGGGGCCACCGCGCGATTGCTGGCCAAGCGCGGGGCCACCCGAATCTGCTTCGGTCCGGAGCTCTCTGCGACCTCGATCGCCTCGATAATCGCCGGCGCACCAGAAATCGAATACGAAATCATCGCTTTTGGACGCCTGCCATTGGCGATATCCGCGCGCTGCGCTCATGCCAGGGCCAAAGGCCATACCAAGGATAATTGTCAGTTCGTGTGCGGCGAAGACCCCGACGGTCTCGACGTCGATACGCTTGACGGCCAGCCATTTCTCACGGTCAATGGCGTACAAACCATGTCGCGACACTGCCAGGTTCTTCTCAACGATCTATCCGCCCTGGCCAGGCTCGGGGTGACGCATCTGCGCCTTTCGCCGCAGCATTGCGACATGGTGGCCGTGGCGGAGATATATGCCGCTGTGCGCGACGGACATGTAACCCCGGAAGAGGGTATCGCCATGCTCAACACCGTCTATCCGGACGCGCCCTATTCAAACGGCTTCCTGCATGGCCTCGCCGGCATGGAATGGATAGCCGCATGA
- a CDS encoding phosphotransferase → MPLRESDLENAIPLWDELAGAVPQLINHSENHTFLFSAPHGEAYCLRVHRPDYQSMANIESELAWLEALHRQTELAIPEPIVGRDGKLLQRFTTSAGHVHHAVLFHFIPGHEPSPESNLVDLFSVLGAYAAALHKHVMGWERPAGFERQAWTARAILDADGLWGDWRVAPGVTDAVRDVLDRMQDRLRQRLADYGTGPDRYGLIHADMRLGNLLVAGDQVSLIDFDDCGLCWFGYDFAAAISFHETHKAVPALKAAWLDAYRTIRPFSDRDAEMLDSMVMLRRMALLAWIGSHAETSLAQTHVQGFAQGTADLADRYLAGPIWPGIG, encoded by the coding sequence ATGCCGCTACGAGAGAGCGACCTGGAAAATGCCATCCCGCTTTGGGACGAGCTTGCCGGCGCAGTTCCCCAGCTGATCAATCACTCTGAAAACCATACATTCCTGTTCTCCGCGCCACATGGCGAGGCCTATTGCCTGCGCGTACACCGGCCGGACTATCAGAGCATGGCCAATATCGAAAGTGAGCTGGCCTGGCTCGAGGCCCTGCACCGGCAGACAGAACTGGCCATCCCCGAGCCCATTGTCGGCCGCGATGGCAAGCTGCTGCAGCGCTTCACGACGTCGGCGGGCCACGTCCATCACGCCGTCCTCTTCCATTTCATTCCCGGGCATGAGCCTTCGCCGGAAAGCAATCTGGTCGACCTGTTCTCGGTCCTCGGTGCTTATGCGGCAGCATTGCACAAACATGTCATGGGCTGGGAGAGGCCGGCAGGATTTGAGCGCCAGGCCTGGACTGCCCGAGCCATACTTGATGCCGACGGCCTCTGGGGCGATTGGCGTGTTGCGCCCGGCGTTACAGATGCTGTGCGCGACGTCTTGGACCGCATGCAGGACCGCCTGCGCCAGCGTCTTGCCGATTATGGAACCGGTCCGGACCGCTATGGGCTGATTCATGCCGATATGCGCCTGGGCAATCTGCTGGTGGCCGGCGACCAGGTCTCACTCATCGATTTTGATGATTGCGGCCTATGCTGGTTCGGCTACGACTTTGCAGCCGCGATTTCCTTTCACGAAACGCATAAGGCAGTGCCGGCGCTCAAAGCGGCGTGGCTCGATGCCTACCGGACCATTCGGCCCTTTTCCGACCGGGACGCCGAAATGCTTGATTCCATGGTCATGCTGCGGCGCATGGCGCTCCTGGCCTGGATTGGTTCGCATGCTGAAACCAGCCTTGCACAAACTCATGTCCAAGGCTTTGCGCAAGGCACGGCTGATCTGGCCGACCGTTACCTTGCGGGCCCGATCTGGCCTGGAATTGGTTGA
- a CDS encoding O-antigen ligase family protein, whose product MSLDSYVADRNAVPQVSLAGLRFAILSTRNFVFLVAILAMNFTLFRPSPVDLLFVLAFLITLVHIALQDRIEVSRRALLLSLLAASWLGSSVIASLPHIADGAVVFELISKTFAIAIAIIGAFVSMTWNRRHFETFMKVYIVSSLIATMLGTIGFLTQHPLLTWDGRAKGLIDDPNMYGTFLIPAAVFCVYYLPRTRYKLVVTAALGIVMLGILLSFSRIAVVGAMVCLFAYMAFQNRKNPRRLVLIAGGLVAIALVLLGIASVTSAEFTAKLLDRLTLAKSYDLGEEGRYHRYLLVIPMILQNPFGIGVLQLEKIFPEPIHNVWLSSFVNYGWTGGIAWISLVAGSVFVTIRNYRRTRNEITLALLFSLIGVILGATLHEGEHWRQMWLMFGLIWGFTSSRPGLTEPPPSPRAIRGHARPAHMRRRATASQRPVTARRKPQPIPGQIGPAR is encoded by the coding sequence ATGAGCTTGGACAGTTACGTTGCCGACCGGAATGCAGTCCCGCAGGTGAGCCTTGCTGGTCTGCGGTTTGCAATCCTATCGACCCGCAATTTCGTGTTCCTAGTCGCCATCCTGGCCATGAACTTCACGCTGTTCCGTCCCTCGCCAGTGGATCTGCTGTTCGTTCTGGCCTTCCTGATCACCCTCGTGCATATCGCGTTGCAGGACAGGATCGAGGTTTCGCGGCGCGCCCTGCTGCTCTCGCTTCTGGCTGCTTCCTGGCTGGGCTCGAGCGTGATCGCCTCACTGCCGCATATCGCCGACGGTGCCGTAGTATTCGAGCTTATCTCCAAGACGTTCGCCATCGCCATCGCGATTATCGGCGCTTTCGTCTCGATGACCTGGAACCGCCGGCATTTCGAGACCTTCATGAAGGTCTATATCGTTTCGTCCCTGATCGCCACGATGCTGGGCACGATTGGCTTTCTCACGCAGCATCCCCTGCTGACCTGGGACGGCCGGGCCAAAGGCCTGATCGATGACCCTAATATGTACGGAACTTTTCTGATCCCGGCAGCGGTCTTCTGCGTCTACTACCTGCCGCGCACCCGGTACAAACTGGTGGTCACGGCCGCGCTGGGTATCGTCATGCTCGGCATTCTGCTGTCGTTTTCGCGCATCGCCGTGGTTGGCGCGATGGTTTGCCTTTTCGCCTATATGGCCTTTCAGAACCGCAAGAATCCGCGCCGCCTGGTGCTGATCGCCGGTGGCCTGGTGGCGATCGCCTTGGTGTTGCTCGGGATTGCCAGCGTCACGTCTGCCGAGTTCACCGCCAAACTGTTGGATCGCCTGACCTTGGCCAAGTCCTATGACTTGGGCGAAGAGGGCCGCTATCACCGTTATCTCCTGGTGATCCCGATGATTTTGCAGAACCCGTTCGGCATTGGCGTCCTGCAACTGGAAAAGATATTTCCAGAGCCGATCCACAATGTCTGGCTCAGCTCGTTCGTCAACTATGGCTGGACCGGTGGCATAGCCTGGATATCCCTGGTGGCCGGCAGCGTCTTTGTGACCATTCGCAACTATCGGCGCACGCGGAACGAGATCACCTTGGCACTGCTCTTTTCGCTCATTGGCGTCATATTGGGGGCAACCCTGCACGAGGGCGAACACTGGCGGCAGATGTGGTTGATGTTCGGCCTGATCTGGGGCTTTACCAGCTCACGACCCGGGCTGACCGAACCGCCGCCGTCTCCGCGGGCCATCAGAGGACATGCTCGGCCAGCCCACATGCGGCGACGGGCTACGGCCTCACAACGCCCCGTGACCGCGCGGCGGAAACCTCAACCAATTCCAGGCCAGATCGGGCCCGCAAGGTAA
- a CDS encoding undecaprenyl-phosphate glucose phosphotransferase, which translates to MYRVDPQKAIEDHASRQENPGQARLSDAAERIIAAPVDRTLSGAVVVGVAQVTEAVLLVLLGYGIHLALIAPRQDGFYIPVIMASVLIANIALNAVRSHRIVTYRTLMPQAGRVLSAWTGVMLLLVVGFFVLKAGDEPAKAWLLAWFLSGAVMLIVFRLALRSLVLRWTAQGRLKRRTVIVGGGEDAALLIAQIEAGADKDINLLGLFDDRVGKRSPDTVSGYQKLGKVSDLIEFARRTPVDLVLVSMPLSAEKRVLDMLTQLWVLPVDIRLSAHMSKLRFTEKAYSYVGDLPVLDIADRPISDWNLIFKWAFDKVVALTALILLSPVMLATAIAIKLESKGPVFFVQNRHGFNNELIRIYKFRSMRTDMLDATASKLVTKDDPRVTRVGKFIRRTSIDELPQLLNVLKGELSIVGPRPHALQAKAENQLYYEAVEGYFARHRVKPGMTGWAQINGWRGETDTVDKIMQRVNHDLHYIEHWSILFDLYIVVMTPFRLFTSENAY; encoded by the coding sequence ATGTATCGCGTCGACCCCCAAAAGGCCATCGAGGACCATGCATCGCGCCAGGAAAATCCTGGCCAGGCGCGCCTATCAGACGCTGCCGAGCGGATTATCGCGGCGCCGGTCGACCGGACGCTTTCCGGCGCCGTGGTGGTGGGTGTTGCCCAGGTGACCGAAGCGGTGCTGCTGGTACTGCTGGGCTATGGCATCCACCTGGCCCTGATTGCGCCCCGCCAGGACGGCTTCTACATTCCGGTGATCATGGCGAGCGTGTTGATCGCCAATATTGCGCTCAATGCCGTCCGTTCCCATCGCATAGTGACCTATCGCACATTGATGCCGCAGGCCGGACGGGTGCTCAGCGCCTGGACTGGCGTGATGTTGCTGCTGGTCGTCGGTTTCTTTGTTCTCAAAGCGGGTGATGAGCCTGCCAAGGCCTGGCTGCTCGCCTGGTTCCTGTCCGGCGCGGTCATGCTGATCGTCTTCCGCCTGGCGCTGCGCAGCCTGGTCTTGCGCTGGACTGCGCAAGGCCGGCTGAAAAGGCGCACCGTCATTGTCGGTGGCGGCGAAGACGCGGCATTGCTGATCGCACAAATCGAGGCTGGTGCCGATAAGGACATCAACTTGCTCGGCTTGTTTGACGACCGCGTGGGCAAACGCTCTCCCGATACGGTATCGGGCTACCAGAAACTGGGTAAAGTCTCCGATCTGATCGAGTTTGCGCGGCGCACGCCGGTGGACCTGGTGCTCGTTTCGATGCCGCTTTCGGCAGAGAAAAGGGTGCTGGACATGCTCACCCAACTCTGGGTTCTGCCCGTCGATATCCGCCTTTCCGCCCATATGAGCAAACTGCGCTTCACCGAAAAGGCCTATTCCTATGTCGGAGACCTGCCGGTTCTGGACATTGCCGACAGGCCCATTTCGGACTGGAACCTGATCTTCAAATGGGCCTTCGACAAGGTTGTGGCCTTGACGGCGCTGATCCTGCTTTCGCCGGTCATGCTGGCTACGGCCATTGCCATCAAGCTGGAAAGCAAGGGGCCCGTGTTCTTTGTGCAGAACCGGCATGGCTTCAACAATGAACTCATTCGCATTTACAAGTTCCGCTCGATGCGCACGGACATGCTCGATGCCACGGCTTCAAAGCTGGTGACCAAGGACGATCCGCGTGTGACCAGGGTAGGCAAGTTCATTCGCCGCACCTCGATCGACGAACTCCCGCAATTGCTCAATGTGCTCAAAGGCGAGTTGTCCATCGTCGGGCCCCGTCCGCATGCATTGCAGGCAAAGGCGGAAAACCAGCTCTATTACGAGGCGGTGGAAGGCTATTTCGCGCGCCATCGCGTCAAGCCCGGCATGACCGGCTGGGCGCAGATCAATGGCTGGCGTGGAGAGACCGATACGGTCGACAAGATCATGCAGCGCGTCAATCACGACCTTCACTATATCGAGCACTGGTCGATCCTGTTCGATCTCTACATCGTCGTCATGACGCCGTTCCGCCTGTTCACCTCTGAAAACGCCTACTGA
- a CDS encoding glycosyltransferase — MSNEGGFRILQVLRAPVGGLFRHVADLTRFLAANGHDIGLVIDSVANDAQTESLLDALAPHAALGIHRLPMPRLFGRGDLSTPFAVASIARKLRVDIVHGHGAKGGFYARLGAYGPKQFKVFYTPHGGVLHFSKDKPSGRLFHRLERLLMRQTEAIIFESAYAERTYSALIGRPTCHSIVIHNGIRPEEFEPVQQEPDAADFVFVGELRGLKGILPLVEALAMTKRPNGQPATLVMAGDGPDRGALEERIAQLGLGERVRLVGSKPARMVFAWGHCAVVPSLAESLPYVVLEAAAAQLPVISTTVGGIPEIFGPTAEHLIEPGNANVLAEAMTRVLADKAAAQAEMRQRLDHIAAGFSVDRMAGEIEQLYRRATSR, encoded by the coding sequence GTGTCCAATGAGGGCGGCTTCCGCATCCTGCAGGTTCTGAGGGCGCCCGTCGGTGGACTGTTCCGACACGTCGCCGATCTGACACGCTTTCTGGCCGCCAACGGACATGACATTGGCCTGGTGATCGACAGCGTCGCCAATGACGCCCAAACAGAATCGCTTCTGGATGCGCTTGCGCCGCATGCCGCGCTGGGCATTCACCGCCTGCCAATGCCGCGTCTGTTTGGAAGGGGCGATCTGTCGACGCCTTTTGCGGTCGCCTCGATAGCGCGGAAGCTACGCGTCGACATCGTTCACGGCCATGGGGCGAAGGGCGGTTTTTACGCCCGGTTGGGGGCCTATGGCCCCAAGCAGTTCAAGGTATTCTATACGCCGCATGGTGGCGTTCTGCATTTTTCCAAGGACAAGCCGTCGGGGCGCCTCTTCCACCGGCTGGAGCGGCTGCTGATGCGGCAGACCGAGGCGATCATCTTCGAAAGCGCCTATGCCGAAAGGACCTATTCGGCGCTGATCGGCAGGCCAACCTGCCACAGCATCGTGATTCACAACGGGATACGGCCCGAGGAGTTCGAGCCGGTGCAGCAAGAGCCGGACGCCGCGGATTTTGTCTTCGTTGGCGAGTTGCGGGGCCTAAAGGGGATATTGCCCCTGGTCGAGGCGCTGGCCATGACCAAGCGCCCGAATGGACAGCCAGCAACCTTGGTGATGGCCGGTGACGGCCCGGATCGCGGCGCGCTGGAGGAACGCATTGCTCAGCTTGGACTGGGCGAACGGGTGCGGCTCGTAGGCTCCAAGCCCGCGCGCATGGTTTTCGCCTGGGGCCACTGCGCCGTTGTGCCGTCGCTGGCGGAGTCCCTACCCTATGTCGTGCTGGAGGCCGCTGCAGCCCAATTGCCGGTCATCTCGACCACTGTGGGGGGAATACCGGAAATTTTCGGGCCGACGGCTGAACACCTGATCGAACCAGGCAACGCGAACGTGCTGGCCGAAGCAATGACGCGCGTATTGGCCGACAAAGCCGCAGCACAAGCCGAAATGCGCCAGCGGCTGGATCACATCGCGGCCGGCTTTTCGGTGGACCGCATGGCCGGCGAAATCGAGCAGCTATACCGCCGGGCAACCTCGCGGTAA
- a CDS encoding polysaccharide biosynthesis/export family protein, translating to MRWLSLIAVVATLVLSGCATTRPSSYLVDTKGPYLLDTGDIVRVTVYGDAELSKTYKVDDKGAIAFPLVGPVQVRGSTTENAAQRLARALANGYMRNPDVAVEIDQYRPFFIQGEIKSSGQFAYVYGMTVRAAISTAGGYTETADRNRAVVYRRQGNEMVKGSVELDFPIFPGDTIVVQERWF from the coding sequence ATGCGCTGGCTATCACTTATCGCCGTCGTCGCGACGCTTGTACTGTCTGGCTGCGCAACGACGCGCCCCTCGAGCTATCTTGTCGACACCAAGGGGCCATATCTGCTTGATACGGGCGATATCGTACGGGTAACTGTTTATGGCGATGCCGAGTTGAGCAAAACCTATAAAGTCGATGACAAGGGGGCGATTGCGTTCCCGCTGGTCGGGCCGGTGCAAGTGCGCGGCAGCACGACCGAGAATGCCGCACAGCGCCTGGCGCGCGCGCTCGCCAATGGCTATATGCGCAATCCCGACGTCGCGGTGGAAATCGACCAGTATCGCCCGTTCTTTATACAGGGCGAAATCAAGTCGTCCGGCCAGTTCGCCTATGTTTACGGCATGACTGTGCGCGCCGCGATCAGCACTGCCGGCGGCTATACCGAAACGGCCGACCGCAACCGGGCTGTAGTCTATCGGCGCCAGGGCAACGAAATGGTCAAGGGCTCGGTGGAACTGGACTTCCCGATCTTCCCGGGCGACACGATCGTGGTGCAGGAGCGCTGGTTTTAG